A window of Rhizobium acidisoli contains these coding sequences:
- a CDS encoding DNA-methyltransferase, with protein sequence MFYQPARGNAEAIGLCALHTGDCAEVLPQLPTGSVDLVVTSPPYNIGKAYEKRAALDAYVDFQTGVINECVRLLGPDGSICWQVGNWVDNGEIVPLDSVVIPIFRALGMKIRSRVVWTFGHGMHCRRRLSGRHETIVWATKSDEYHFDLDSIRVPQKYPNKRHYKGPKMGQLSGNPLGKNPGDVWDISNVKNRHPEKTSHPCQFPEELVERLVKSLTKPGQKVLDPFAGAGTVGAVCNRLDRKSVLVERVPEYVDIIRERLGGPKAQARRPVSDVVALAPRMEDLFTVSVSNTTLAAIDPSTVSISGE encoded by the coding sequence ATGTTCTATCAACCTGCTCGCGGGAACGCGGAGGCTATCGGTCTCTGCGCGCTCCATACTGGCGACTGCGCCGAAGTCCTTCCTCAACTCCCTACTGGGTCGGTAGACCTTGTGGTGACCAGCCCTCCGTACAACATCGGCAAAGCGTACGAAAAACGTGCCGCGCTTGACGCGTACGTTGATTTCCAAACGGGCGTCATCAATGAGTGCGTAAGGCTTCTAGGGCCAGATGGCTCGATCTGTTGGCAGGTAGGAAATTGGGTCGACAACGGCGAAATCGTTCCTCTCGACAGCGTTGTCATTCCCATTTTCCGCGCCCTTGGTATGAAAATCAGGAGCCGAGTGGTCTGGACCTTCGGGCACGGTATGCACTGCAGAAGACGCCTGTCGGGCCGTCACGAGACCATCGTATGGGCTACGAAGTCCGACGAGTATCACTTCGACCTCGACAGCATTCGGGTACCGCAAAAGTATCCGAACAAACGGCACTACAAGGGTCCGAAGATGGGTCAGCTTAGTGGAAACCCGTTGGGCAAAAACCCGGGTGACGTCTGGGATATCTCCAATGTGAAAAATCGACATCCAGAGAAAACCAGCCATCCGTGTCAGTTTCCTGAAGAACTGGTGGAGCGTCTGGTCAAAAGCTTGACGAAACCCGGCCAGAAAGTTCTCGATCCGTTCGCGGGGGCAGGCACCGTCGGAGCTGTTTGCAATCGCCTCGATCGAAAATCAGTGCTCGTCGAGCGAGTTCCTGAATATGTCGACATCATTCGCGAACGTCTCGGCGGACCGAAAGCGCAAGCTCGGAGGCCTGTCTCAGACGTCGTGGCGTTGGCACCAAGGATGGAGGATTTGTTTACAGTGAGCGTTTCGAACACGACGCTTGCAGCCATCGATCCATCAACTGTCTCTATCTCCGGCGAGTAG
- a CDS encoding C1 family peptidase: MGVVEQVSALPSVVKDAPDLRDQVYLPSLRPLPSELPVDATLVRALKMGDPLNWLPRDQGEEGTCAAQAAATLIDLQRIQTARPSLIAPQVSARMLYQMAIQQNYERQTDGVCLRDVIKGFYHNGVCSEELWRYKSRDTRPPRLTIKRAKDARKISLGAYYRLRPSLNDYHAALNDVGPILVSAGIHEGWSKHLVARRDGHINPNYPQSSAHAFVIVGYDSKGFLVLNSWGKRWGGFLGCPGVAHWRYDDWADNIFDGWVLRLGVSTPAAFPYTIGEQGIYIARKPTAAASTPAFQVRGHLIHLDDGSPVSRSRYPYDDRTIAETCRYLAVLGRRTKTSKSSAERSLRVAKYRGVVLKLCGSLLGLDDIAREINREKEAFKRKNLYPLTVAWCNDFVEKTSSVLSQLALEATKQVDTRSSGLDTLIESHIRGVGRAFWRDVERASAQSTTVDGPLSWAVTNLLRLEGFSVHILSDGAGAMLLCDLIDMLERDRHEDFLRLTQMIRTVDLIAPTITADRLSKLLRSVGTNAKATLHVPNRETEARLSVGMYSKSILQLIENAFCSTGPEDRPNFVGKSMGRSGIQSVRMSEFPGLCINEISVDAPYGQFLSQNDLYSQSNLLPGILERISPVKLGLKPEE; the protein is encoded by the coding sequence ATGGGCGTAGTTGAGCAAGTTTCGGCTTTGCCGAGCGTCGTGAAAGACGCTCCCGACCTGCGCGATCAAGTTTATCTTCCGTCGCTACGCCCACTTCCCTCTGAGCTACCTGTGGACGCGACCCTTGTCCGGGCACTGAAGATGGGCGACCCATTGAATTGGTTGCCGCGCGATCAGGGGGAAGAAGGAACCTGCGCGGCTCAAGCGGCCGCGACCCTTATCGACCTGCAACGGATTCAGACAGCAAGACCTTCCCTGATCGCGCCTCAGGTTAGCGCGCGAATGCTTTATCAAATGGCAATCCAGCAAAATTACGAACGACAGACAGACGGCGTCTGCCTCCGCGACGTGATCAAAGGCTTCTACCACAACGGCGTTTGTTCCGAGGAACTTTGGCGGTACAAATCCCGTGATACAAGACCACCCCGTCTCACGATTAAGCGAGCGAAGGACGCGCGGAAGATTTCGCTGGGGGCGTACTATCGTCTCCGCCCCAGCCTCAACGACTACCATGCCGCGCTGAACGACGTGGGGCCAATATTAGTATCGGCAGGAATTCACGAAGGTTGGAGCAAACACCTGGTTGCCCGCCGCGACGGACACATAAACCCCAATTATCCCCAGTCCAGTGCCCATGCCTTTGTGATTGTCGGATATGATAGCAAAGGGTTCTTGGTCCTGAATTCATGGGGAAAACGATGGGGGGGCTTCCTGGGCTGCCCTGGCGTTGCCCATTGGCGATATGACGATTGGGCGGACAACATCTTCGATGGCTGGGTTCTCCGGCTAGGCGTATCGACCCCTGCCGCCTTCCCCTATACCATCGGCGAACAAGGAATATACATAGCAAGAAAGCCGACCGCCGCGGCCAGTACACCAGCCTTTCAGGTTCGCGGCCATCTCATACATCTGGATGACGGCTCGCCTGTCTCGCGGTCCCGTTACCCCTATGACGACCGGACCATTGCGGAGACCTGTCGGTATCTTGCGGTTCTTGGGCGGCGAACAAAAACGTCTAAGTCTTCAGCCGAGCGCAGTCTCCGTGTAGCCAAATACCGGGGTGTAGTTTTGAAGCTGTGCGGAAGCCTGCTGGGTCTCGATGACATTGCCAGAGAGATCAACCGCGAGAAGGAGGCGTTCAAGCGAAAGAATTTGTACCCCCTCACTGTCGCTTGGTGCAATGATTTCGTTGAGAAGACCTCCTCGGTCTTATCGCAGCTAGCTTTGGAGGCGACCAAGCAAGTCGACACCCGTAGTAGTGGACTGGACACGCTAATCGAGTCCCACATTCGCGGGGTAGGAAGAGCTTTCTGGCGCGACGTCGAGCGCGCGAGTGCTCAGTCGACGACCGTGGATGGGCCCCTAAGCTGGGCAGTGACGAATTTGCTGCGGCTGGAAGGATTCTCGGTGCACATTTTGTCTGACGGCGCTGGAGCGATGCTGCTCTGCGACCTCATAGATATGTTGGAAAGAGATCGGCACGAGGATTTCTTGCGACTTACTCAGATGATCCGCACGGTCGATCTGATAGCTCCGACAATCACAGCGGACAGGTTGAGTAAGCTTTTGAGGAGCGTTGGAACCAACGCTAAGGCGACCTTACACGTCCCGAACCGCGAGACGGAAGCCCGCCTGTCCGTTGGCATGTACTCGAAGTCGATTCTCCAGCTTATCGAGAATGCGTTTTGCTCTACCGGGCCCGAGGATCGTCCGAATTTCGTGGGGAAGAGTATGGGCCGCTCCGGCATCCAAAGCGTCAGAATGAGTGAATTTCCGGGACTCTGTATCAACGAGATTTCGGTCGACGCGCCCTACGGGCAGTTTCTATCGCAAAACGATCTCTACTCACAGAGCAACCTCCTCCCAGGAATTCTAGAGCGCATTTCTCCAGTCAAATTAGGCTTAAAGCCAGAGGAGTAG